GGAGATTTCTCTCCTTTATCTTACCCGGATAATGCCTTAAATATTGCTTCTCAACCTCAATCTGGTGGAAACTATTTAGCCACTTTAAACCTGCATTTTCCCAGCTATCCAGGTGCTAATAGCAAGTTGCCTGTCGGAAATTCTATTTCCATTAAATATGGGGCAACCACTGATAGTCATATTGAAGGAACAGCAAATGTTTATTTAAGTACAACGGTTGAATCAGGAAGCATCCAATTGATTAATGCTGCTGTAAAACCAACAAACGTGTCACAAGGATATGCTTTAGTGCATGTCACCATGAATGGTCAATCAGTCAGTGATGTGCAATTACCATGGGAAACTTCAAAGACTCTATCTGGGCTTGCCGTAGGCAATTATACCATTTCTGCTGAAACGGTTACTGACAGTAATGGTAATCTTTATTTGGGGCAAGCCAATCCCAGCATGGTGAATGTGATTGCAAACCAAACAACGAGCTCGACTATTAATTATGCTCGGGTACAAGAGACAGGCAAGATCAAGATCCATGTGCAGAACCTCCCTGGCGAATTAAGTAACTACAATGAAAATCCAACTGTTCTCCTTACTCAGAGTCAATCTGGAAATTCACGCTCACAACCAGTTGTTTGGGGGAACACAACAACTGTTGCTGAGTTGAAAGAGGGGAGTAGTTATCAATTCTCAACTTCTGCAATTCAATATAACGATTACAATTGCTGGCCCACTTTCACACCATCTTCATTAGTGGCAGGTGCTAACAGTGTTCCAACTGCCAATTTAACCTATCAGTGTGCCCAGGTTGTTAAAGAGAACGTGACACTTAATGTCAGTGGCGCTCCATCCTCGCTAGCCTCATTGAAAATTATCTTAACCCCCAATGATAGTTCGCAAACAGTGGAACAAACAGTAGACCTGGTCAATGGTGTTGGTTCATCTGTCCTTCCTTTAACGGATGGGGTTATTTATACTCTTTCAAGTGAAGCTGTTCCCGGCTATACAGTACAATTCTCCCCCCAACCATTAACAGTTACAACAAACGCAGCAGTGAGTATTACTTTAACTCAGGTGACTACCGAAAAAGGACGTATTATTGGTTACATCCCTGGTTGGAAAACGCCACCCACTGCCCAGGAATTAGCGAACGCAGGCTATACTCATGTCATGATTGCTTTTGGCGTGTTTAGTACCAATACTCCGGGTGTTATTGTTCCTGCTTTTGAAACAATAACCAAAGAATATATTCAGTCTCTTCATCAAGCCGGGATTAAAGTTATTCTTTCTTTAGGTGGTGCGTTAACCAGTATTCCCAATACAACAGTAGATTTTCACCAGGTTTTAGCGGCCTCTTCTTCACCAGAGGTATTTAAACAAACATTTATCAACTCTTTAAAGGAGTTAATTTCTCAATATGGTTTTGATGGGTTTGATATAGATATTGAGCATGGTATTAACGCTGGCGGTTCCTTTTCTCAACCACAAGGTGACATTGCTGTCTTAGCAAGCATTATTAATACGATGTACAGTCAAAATCCTTCTCTGTTAATTACTCTAACACCTCAAGTGGCTAATATTGCTGCAACAAGCGGTTTCGACCAAACCTGGGGGAATTATGCCTCCTTAACTATGCAAACCCATCAGTCTTTAGCGTGGGTAGGTATCCAGCTTTACAATACAGGATGTGCTTTCGGAATTGATCAAGTATGCTATGGTCCTACACCAACTGATGCCCCTGATTTTTCGGTAGCTATGGCTACCGATTTATTGGAGAATTGGCCAGCAACGGTCAATGGACGTCCTACAGGATTTCAACCTTATATTAGCTATTTAAGACCTTCCCAAGTGGTAATCGGTTATCCTTCTTCAAATGCTAATGGTGGAAGCGACGGTTCACCGGTTACTCCGACAACTACAATCAAGCGGGCTATTCAATGCCTTAGCACAGGGATTGCCAGTAATATCAGTTGTGGGGCTTACATTCCGCCAAGAGCTTATGGGAATATCGGTGGCGTATTTAACTGGGAAGTGACTTATGACAAAAACAATCAATTCAAGTTTGCATCAGAATTGAAAAATTGTGTTATGAATAGTGTTTGTGAGTAATCAATTTGACGGGTCAGGCTCTTTGAGCCTGACACTTAAATCTTGAAATATTGTTTATCATGTATTAGGGCGTGTTGACAATTGGCTCCCAACGCCTACGTGCCGCGACTTGTTCGCGGCATCCAGGAGATGGTCAACTTGAAATCGGTCCTTCGAATAAGTGTGTAATTGATTGATAAATAAGAGTAAACTCGTATTATAACGGTTCTAACCCCAAGTACAAAACGAGCTTGCAATGCTTAGACTTATGCTCAATGATGAGCTTTGGTCGAAGCTGAGGGAGATCATGCTACAGCATAGGATTTATGACAAGCCCAACCTGCGTATGATAGTTGAGGCGATGTTATATCTTATGCGAGTTGGTTGCCCTTGGCGAGACCTCCCGGTAGATTTTGGATGGTGGAATTCAATTTATCAGCAATTTAATCGATGGTCATCGAAAAACAAATTGATGCGAATTTTCAAGACTCTTGTGCAAGAGCCTGACCTGGAATGGGAGTTTATAGACGGCAGTATTGTCAAAGCCCACCAACATTGCGCCGGTGCACCTAACAAAACAATTGAAGCCATTGGTAAATCGGTCGCTGGCAATACAACAAAGATCCATATGGCTGTGGATGCCTTTGGTTTTCCAATTTCATTTCAGTTGACTGGCGGTGAAGTACATGATGCTAAAGGTGCACCGGACTTAATCAGCTCTTTACCGATAGCAACTTATACTATTGCGGACAAAGGTTATGACAGCGAAGAAATTCGAGAACAAATTAAGCAAAAATCTTCCATTCCAATTATCCCCAGAAAGAAAAACTCTAAAACAGGTAATGCTGAAGTTGATTGGGGTTTATATAAATATCGTCACCTAGTTGAAAATATATTTGCCAGACT
Above is a genomic segment from Legionella pneumophila subsp. pascullei containing:
- a CDS encoding glycosyl hydrolase family 18 protein, with product MRYSLLVLGILTVITASFGANASLNPSIAQPTACINSQFTATGNQHWKSIVLKLTNNCKQAVDFQNSTISFQTTNALNTSFWGDFSPLSYPDNALNIASQPQSGGNYLATLNLHFPSYPGANSKLPVGNSISIKYGATTDSHIEGTANVYLSTTVESGSIQLINAAVKPTNVSQGYALVHVTMNGQSVSDVQLPWETSKTLSGLAVGNYTISAETVTDSNGNLYLGQANPSMVNVIANQTTSSTINYARVQETGKIKIHVQNLPGELSNYNENPTVLLTQSQSGNSRSQPVVWGNTTTVAELKEGSSYQFSTSAIQYNDYNCWPTFTPSSLVAGANSVPTANLTYQCAQVVKENVTLNVSGAPSSLASLKIILTPNDSSQTVEQTVDLVNGVGSSVLPLTDGVIYTLSSEAVPGYTVQFSPQPLTVTTNAAVSITLTQVTTEKGRIIGYIPGWKTPPTAQELANAGYTHVMIAFGVFSTNTPGVIVPAFETITKEYIQSLHQAGIKVILSLGGALTSIPNTTVDFHQVLAASSSPEVFKQTFINSLKELISQYGFDGFDIDIEHGINAGGSFSQPQGDIAVLASIINTMYSQNPSLLITLTPQVANIAATSGFDQTWGNYASLTMQTHQSLAWVGIQLYNTGCAFGIDQVCYGPTPTDAPDFSVAMATDLLENWPATVNGRPTGFQPYISYLRPSQVVIGYPSSNANGGSDGSPVTPTTTIKRAIQCLSTGIASNISCGAYIPPRAYGNIGGVFNWEVTYDKNNQFKFASELKNCVMNSVCE
- a CDS encoding IS5 family transposase, producing MLRLMLNDELWSKLREIMLQHRIYDKPNLRMIVEAMLYLMRVGCPWRDLPVDFGWWNSIYQQFNRWSSKNKLMRIFKTLVQEPDLEWEFIDGSIVKAHQHCAGAPNKTIEAIGKSVAGNTTKIHMAVDAFGFPISFQLTGGEVHDAKGAPDLISSLPIATYTIADKGYDSEEIREQIKQKSSIPIIPRKKNSKTGNAEVDWGLYKYRHLVENIFARLKQFRAIATRYDKLKRNYASMLAMACSYIWLPM